In Fibrobacter sp., one DNA window encodes the following:
- the nadA gene encoding quinolinate synthase NadA: MLPLINEINQLKKERDAVILAHSYCAPEIVLGVADFSGDSFKLSQDATQVSAKNIVFSAVQFMGETAKILNPEKDVLIPGPLTGCSLADSITGAEVLELRKKYPDHTFVCYINTTADVKAACDVCVTSGNVMKIVSSLENDKIVFVPDGLMGKNLTEELKKRGINKEIVLYSGSCYVHETYDSELIAFFREQNPGLKVVSHPECHPGVALLSDYVGSTGQMVDYIKNQPQGTKFLLLTECGLNARMQYEFPDKEFVGSCSMCKYMKSNSLENILETLRHPEKAKHVKLDESVRVAAKKCIDAMFYYAGK; the protein is encoded by the coding sequence ATGCTCCCGCTGATTAACGAAATCAACCAGCTCAAAAAGGAGCGTGACGCGGTGATTCTCGCCCACAGCTACTGCGCTCCCGAAATCGTGCTGGGCGTTGCCGACTTCAGCGGCGACAGTTTCAAGCTGAGCCAGGACGCCACCCAGGTGTCTGCAAAAAACATCGTGTTTTCTGCCGTGCAGTTCATGGGCGAAACCGCCAAGATCCTGAACCCAGAAAAAGACGTGCTGATTCCCGGCCCCCTTACGGGCTGTAGCCTCGCCGACTCCATCACCGGTGCCGAGGTCCTAGAACTCCGCAAAAAGTATCCGGATCACACCTTCGTCTGCTACATCAACACTACCGCCGACGTGAAGGCGGCCTGCGACGTGTGCGTCACCAGCGGAAACGTGATGAAAATCGTGTCCAGCCTGGAAAACGACAAGATCGTGTTCGTTCCCGACGGCCTCATGGGCAAGAACCTTACCGAAGAACTCAAGAAGCGGGGCATCAACAAGGAAATCGTGCTCTACTCCGGCAGCTGCTACGTTCACGAGACCTATGACTCCGAACTGATCGCCTTTTTCCGGGAGCAGAACCCGGGCCTGAAGGTGGTAAGCCACCCCGAATGCCACCCCGGCGTGGCCCTCTTGAGCGACTACGTGGGTTCAACCGGCCAGATGGTGGACTACATCAAGAACCAGCCCCAGGGCACCAAGTTCTTGCTGCTCACGGAATGTGGCCTGAACGCCCGCATGCAATACGAGTTCCCCGACAAGGAATTCGTGGGGAGCTGCAGCATGTGCAAGTACATGAAGAGCAATTCCCTGGAAAACATCCTGGAGACGCTGCGCCACCCCGAAAAGGCGAAACACGTGAAGTTGGACG
- a CDS encoding metallophosphoesterase, protein MTKRTLYIGDIHGCADELERIIDAFGFVRGKDTLYQTGDIINKGPDMMRALRTVLDLGILTVRGNHEEHLIRMMDTPQTEWTEKQKNRFARLSLEQWTFIRDTVKDWPLWRDTPHALLVHAGLEPGKSRLEDMSPKVLLSIRMWNERPWFEQVSWPKTVVFGHWAKMGFVNRPGFIGLDSGCVYGKKLTAWCPEEDKFYEVPAAREYAPVKDKAKESEGAPCKVLGDNNPNYVPPKTFDEIKAKIAQGEIAPADDSEEEKSIRKASPSISAEWAGY, encoded by the coding sequence ATGACCAAACGTACATTATATATAGGTGACATCCACGGCTGTGCCGACGAACTGGAACGGATTATCGACGCCTTCGGGTTCGTGCGGGGCAAGGACACCCTGTACCAGACCGGCGACATCATCAACAAGGGCCCCGACATGATGCGGGCTTTAAGGACCGTGCTGGATTTGGGAATTTTGACCGTCCGAGGGAACCACGAAGAGCACCTGATTCGCATGATGGACACCCCGCAGACGGAGTGGACCGAAAAGCAGAAGAACCGCTTTGCAAGGCTCTCCCTGGAGCAATGGACATTTATCCGGGACACGGTAAAGGACTGGCCTCTTTGGCGGGACACGCCCCACGCCCTGCTGGTCCATGCCGGCCTGGAACCCGGAAAGTCCCGCCTCGAGGACATGAGCCCGAAGGTGCTGCTCTCCATACGCATGTGGAATGAACGGCCCTGGTTCGAGCAGGTCAGCTGGCCAAAGACCGTAGTGTTCGGGCATTGGGCCAAGATGGGATTCGTGAACCGCCCAGGGTTCATCGGGCTGGATTCCGGCTGTGTCTATGGCAAAAAACTGACCGCCTGGTGCCCCGAAGAAGACAAGTTCTACGAAGTTCCTGCCGCCCGGGAATACGCCCCCGTCAAGGACAAGGCGAAGGAATCCGAAGGGGCCCCCTGCAAGGTGCTGGGCGACAACAACCCGAACTATGTTCCGCCCAAGACCTTCGACGAAATCAAGGCGAAAATCGCCCAAGGGGAAATCGCGCCCGCCGACGACTCCGAAGAGGAAAAATCCATCCGCAAGGCAAGCCCTTCCATCAGCGCCGAATGGGCTGGATATTAG
- a CDS encoding rRNA pseudouridine synthase: MRINKYISLCGIASRRAAEALIEEGRVQVNGETISDLGHQVDETADTVLVDGKPAKLPRRTTTILFHKPPGCVCTKDDPQGRETVYDYLPPGYQQLKYVGRLDLQSRGLLLFTDDGELLHRLTHPSYEIPRTYNVWTTKPLSESAAQKLVDGVDIRDPEDPDAKEEIAFATDVYLEKGYAELTLIEGKNREIRRMMRALGYEIRDLKRISYCKIRLGDLPAGEYRELTPDEMNKLRQAVGL; encoded by the coding sequence ATGAGAATTAACAAGTACATTTCCCTTTGCGGAATTGCCAGCCGTCGGGCCGCCGAGGCCCTGATCGAAGAAGGCCGCGTGCAGGTGAACGGCGAGACCATCAGCGACCTGGGCCACCAGGTGGACGAGACCGCCGACACTGTGCTGGTAGACGGCAAGCCTGCAAAACTCCCCCGCAGGACCACCACCATCCTTTTCCACAAGCCCCCCGGATGCGTGTGCACCAAGGACGACCCCCAGGGGCGCGAGACCGTCTATGACTACCTGCCTCCAGGGTACCAGCAGCTGAAATACGTGGGCCGCCTGGACCTGCAGAGCCGCGGGCTGTTGCTGTTCACCGACGACGGGGAACTGCTCCACCGCCTGACCCATCCGAGCTACGAGATTCCCCGGACCTACAACGTGTGGACTACCAAGCCCCTGAGCGAAAGTGCCGCCCAGAAGCTGGTGGACGGCGTGGACATCCGGGACCCAGAAGATCCGGACGCCAAGGAAGAAATCGCGTTTGCCACCGACGTTTACCTGGAAAAGGGATACGCCGAACTCACCCTCATCGAAGGCAAGAACCGCGAAATCCGCCGGATGATGCGGGCCCTGGGCTACGAGATTCGCGACCTGAAGCGCATCAGCTACTGCAAGATTAGGCTCGGCGATTTACCCGCCGGCGAATACCGGGAGCTCACCCCCGACGAGATGAACAAACTTAGACAAGCGGTAGGACTGTAG
- a CDS encoding phosphatase: MDKRLLATVDIGSHSCILLIAAFEPAETEGAEPRKVLVPKLQKVEICRLGEDIYDSGRISEEKIQDLCRIMTKFRMDLHALGVELKAAAMTEAMRRAENQEEVLDAVEKALWMRPRIISGEEEAALTYRSVKEWHGEGIVTIDIGGGSTEISNGATGFSIPVGALKMFKAMGPIPGPEYKKFVKETFKEVSFKGMTKKPVYLIGGTGTALAMVFKNLSQFDYKAIEGLEMSIADLEAVTTRISNLSKELRAMLPGLENGRSDVIICGLFWLRSLLEKLRVETFRISTAGLRFGLLYEN; encoded by the coding sequence ATGGATAAACGACTGCTCGCCACCGTCGATATCGGGAGTCACAGCTGCATTCTGCTCATCGCCGCCTTTGAACCCGCCGAAACGGAAGGCGCCGAGCCCCGCAAAGTCCTGGTCCCGAAACTCCAGAAGGTGGAAATCTGCCGCCTGGGCGAAGACATTTACGATTCCGGCCGCATCTCCGAAGAAAAAATCCAGGACCTGTGCCGAATCATGACCAAGTTCCGCATGGACCTCCACGCCCTGGGCGTGGAACTGAAGGCCGCCGCCATGACGGAGGCCATGCGCCGTGCCGAGAACCAGGAAGAAGTCCTGGACGCTGTGGAGAAAGCCCTCTGGATGCGTCCGAGAATCATCTCCGGCGAAGAAGAGGCGGCTCTCACCTACCGCTCCGTGAAGGAATGGCACGGCGAAGGCATCGTGACCATCGATATCGGCGGCGGATCGACGGAAATTTCCAACGGTGCCACCGGTTTTTCCATTCCGGTAGGAGCCCTCAAGATGTTCAAGGCCATGGGGCCCATCCCCGGTCCGGAATACAAGAAGTTCGTGAAGGAAACCTTCAAGGAAGTTTCGTTCAAGGGCATGACCAAGAAGCCGGTTTACCTTATCGGCGGAACGGGAACGGCCCTTGCCATGGTGTTCAAGAACCTCTCCCAGTTCGACTACAAGGCCATCGAAGGCCTGGAAATGAGCATTGCCGACCTGGAAGCCGTCACTACCCGCATATCCAACTTGTCCAAGGAACTCCGGGCCATGCTCCCGGGTCTTGAAAACGGACGGAGCGACGTCATCATCTGCGGCCTGTTCTGGCTCCGCTCCCTGCTGGAAAAACTCCGGGTCGAAACATTTAGAATAAGCACCGCGGGACTCCGTTTCGGACTACTGTATGAGAATTAA